The following is a genomic window from Plasmodium knowlesi strain H genome assembly, chromosome: 1.
TAAAGAAACTTATGGGGCAGCTtcaaaatagaaataaaaagggaaagaagcagGTTGCCTGTGTGTGTACACTACGGGGAAGgggaacaaaacaaaaattcacagaaaaaaaatgcactgcGCTCAAGCGTTTGTGAAAAACAAATGGCAATATGCTGTTGTGCAGATCATCCCCTGCAGAATGCTCCAGCGCCtacataaaacaaaaagacaCATTCAAGTTAatcttaaaaatattttttgaagatttattttttcaatcaCGTTAAAGGGACGAAAAATGCGTACGTATCTGTGCACGTTGCTGGTACTGCGGAAGGCAAACATTGTAGGAATTTTAGTTCCACtttatgtgtaaaaaaaaaaaaaaaaaaaaaaaaaaaaagcaacaagCGTATAAGTGCATGTTGTAGAAATATTTTGCACTATCAAAAATTTCACACACAATtttgtaaacaaaaaaagaaaagcatggtggctttttttttttttagaacatcTTCACAGTTTAAGCTTTCACGCCTTAAAATTGAAATCGCTTTTTCCAGTTTTCAAACCTACTCGCGTACAATATCCATATGTGACCTCGCTTATGTATTCCggttattttccatttttgcaaaacacACAAGCAGAACGTTGACGTTGCGCACACCACATGGGATTGTTATTGACAAATgctaggaaaaaaatgctgtgatgatagtttttttttttttttttttaatatgaaaatagctatttttttgctgACATGAAAGTCGCTGTTTTTTTGCCAACATGAAAATGGCTGTTTTTTTGCCAGCATGAAAAtagattttttcctttccttttttcttaaaagacAACGGATTGAGCAACATTTTGGCTTCATGCTGGCTCGTCGTACCGTTTTACCTGCACGtgtcatatttttcacaaaaatgtcATGAACGAGACATGtgatttttgaaaaagaagaaaaaagatagCTTGCTCATATTGGCATATTTATGCACACCCTCTCTGCGTGCTGGTTTGGCTACCTTAGTTACAAACTTTGAGAAGAGAAATTACCCACACCTTTGAATACGGACACAGTCACAACGCTAATGTGGCGTTTTATCAATTCAGTTTCGAAAgggataaaaagaaagagcaAACTCAAGCGAAGTTTTAAAAGTGCAAactgaaaggaagaagggtgTGCAGAAAAGGGGTCATCCCTTTGTATACATTTTGGTATTGACTAACAAAATGGGCaacttttaccatttttctAAACTTTAAAATAAgtcggagaaaaaaattaaattcgAAAAGTACCCTCGTCGAGTCGTAAGTGTAAAGGGATGGTGAGAAATTTCCGAAATTTGTATTCCATTTCTTTCTATTGCTTGCATTTGGAAGAATACTGCAGTTATGCTTGAAGTTATGTGCacatttgttttgctttgctttcctttttgttccttttttttcgtttttatttttttctcatttttacaCGTTAACAAATGCTCTAGTGACGCTTTAAGAAGAACATCAATCCGATGTTAGCATGTAGGGTGTGCCGCACGGTTAGTGCTTGTTCGCACATTCCTTTAATTTCCTctttgtgtatacatacatgtatgtaccgGTGTAGTATTCACtggatgcacaaaaaaattctcGATCCGAcgcatataaatacataacaGTCcgaacaaaatgggaattcCTCATCGTTTCTGAGAAAATGGTACTTCTATTTTTCGTAGATGTTTTCAGATTTAGAATGCcatgttttttcttcaagcTGAACACGGAAGGGCTTCCTCCGACAAAGGTGCAATTGTACTTCAGCTTTTcctaacttttttaaaatcgaATGTTTTCTTGTTAGAAAGATAGGAAGTCCACTTTTTCCGTTATtgagtgtatatatatacattttaacATCTGGGTGATTCGCAAGTGGAGGTATTCTAGCGCATTTCTGAGCTAAGATTAACGGCATAACACGTGTGCAGCCTTTGTCAGTGTTGGTTTGGCGACTAGTGCTCATTATGTAGCTTTTATATGTATGCGCGCGCCAGAGTTGGTACATACCtgcatgcatacatatgtaggtAGATACATGGATAGATATCCTGACTTCCCGGTGCATTTACCCCGTTTGGCTATGAACACTGCGAAGTAACAATGGGCGGAATGCAAAAGGGACTCAGGTTCACAAAAGAAGACAGCTCTGAAGAGTAGCAAGTGTATACTTGGCACACTTATATGAACCAGTATTTACGATTCggagagagaaaaggaaagtatTCTTCTGTTTAGTGACATTATGGGGAACACCCTGAATCggtttatttttaataaccCCGTCGAGGGGTTCTACGAAAAATTTCGCTTGGACTTTATTTTTGTTGAAACGGAGAGCGGGGACAGAATTGCGGCTCACTTCATCAATAGGTGCGTCgaacatacgtacatatgcatacataggTACATAAACGTGTGCACGATTTGACAGTTACTCTTTCCTAGGGGTGCTCTTTTTCGGTTCCCCGCCAAATGCACACCCTCTCGATATCCACTTGATGCTCCCTCTTTTCCCCTTAGGAAAGCCCCACTaaccattttgttttgcCATGGCAATGGTGAGAACATCTACATGTTGTATGATTACTTCTGCGAGGCGTCCAAAATATGGAATGTGAACGTGCTCTTGTACGATTACCCCGGTAAGCCCAAAAGACGGAGTGGGAGATACGCGTGGAGGCGCGAACATTTGATCTGCGttgcgcacatttttttgccatcactgcttccatttttcgctttttccgcattttccacaaaattccccattttcataccccctttacctttttatGCTCCTTCCTACCTtaactgttcatatttttttcttcctccacaaATTGGGAcccgcgcaaaaaaaaaaaaaaaaaaaggatacggAGAGAGTACTGGAATGCCGAACGAAAAGAGTATGTACCAAAGTGGAAGAGCGGTGTATGAGTaagttatatatttttttttttctaaagcCCCCTGACTTGTAACAATCATGGTTGTCACACCGCTTCATTCGTCccgcttttcttttcatttttccggCAGTTACATGGTGAACGTTTTAAACATAAAGGCAGAGAGTATTGTTCTGTACGGGAAGTCCATAGGTTTGCAATATGATAAATCACGAAGGATGGCAGTGCGTCTGTCAAGCTGCAGATGGGGATGGCAAAACGGAGCAAATCGCACGTGTAAactggagtttttttttttttattccccttttagGATCGTGCGCTGCAATCGACATAGCCATTACGAGGAAGGTTAAGGGCATAATTCTGCAGAGCGCCCTAATGTCCCTCCTGAACATTTGCTTTAAAACGCGGTTTATCCTTCCATTCGATTCTTTCTGCAACATAAAGAAGGTACATCCCCCCCATCCGCGGCGCTGCTACAAGTGGCTCCACGTGTGCCGTGTCCCACGGGAAAGACATTCAcaaatacacatgtatatatacatatgggtGTACATGCGGATAGCGCAAAAACACCAAACCGGTgtcttttttacttccctcaGATTGGCATGGTTCCCTGCTTCGCCTTTTTCATTCATGGCACTGACGACAAGATAGTCCCCTTTTATCACGGATTGGTAAAAACggaatggagagaaaaaaaaaaaaaaggggggaaatcgCACAAATTGCAATGTATCATGTGATACAtgttattcctttttgtaaCAAAGCTGGGTGTACTATCCACCCGCTTGTATCGGCAAAATTGTGCTCGTCGTTTTGTTCCGCGTGTCAAAGTCGTCATGATTAATTCTCTTCACTAATTCGCGCATTTATGGAGTTGCTTATTTTGCATCTTTCCGCGTTCCATAAAAGTATGtaacacacaattttttcatttcattttttttttttttttttttttttttttttcctacttgcCCTCCCGAAGAGTCTCTATGAAAAGTGCAAACTGAAAGTGCATCCCTTCTGGGTTGCCGGCGGCAAGCACAATGACATCGAGTTGATAGAGAACAAGAAGTTCAACCAAGGCATCAAGTCTTTTTTGGAGTTTCTTCGTAATAATGTGTAGTCGTCCCTAAGCATGCCCCCATTAATTTtatctctcctttttttgctacaCTCTATCTTCTCGAAAGCGCAGCATGGTCGCTGTGGTCATATAATTCCCGCTGATGCGTGATGATATCACAACGAGGGGGGTCCGTTTCCCATTTATCAACtctacatgtgtatgtgtgcatataaatTAGGGACACCTCAAGGACTTGCACCACAAACCCAACTAGCACACCTGGTgtgcaaatgaaaaatgaaataaaagcGCACTGCGTTTTGTGTCATGGATGAACATTAACATGTAGGTACCTGCCTATGTCGTACGCTGAAGGTGAGGTTTCCCCGTTGGAAATGTATGCCAAAGTGTGGGGTGGGGGAGTTGTACATGTCTGTCCTCCGTTTAGGTTGCCCCTGTTCGTTTCGCATTTTGTACATTAACAACAAACCTTTGTATGTGGAAGGGCATGTTACAAGGAAGGTAcacacacagaaaaaaaaaaaaaaaaaaaaaaaaaaaatgcgataAGGCAGAAAGGTCGCTTTTGCCCTACCTAAATAGCGTgcgcagaaaaaattaagtgaTGTTTTGGGTGTGGGATGATCTTACGCAAGGAGAGAAGAAACTGCTGTTGACCTTTATCGGAAGGGAGTAACAATTCGTCACATGGTGTTTCTTCTGGTGATATCACATATTTTGCGTTAAGTACATTTTGTGTGAAGAACATTTTCTGGAGCGCATTTGTGGAGTACATTTTGccgctaatttttttttttcattcatcgCCTCCCAGCTTGCGCGCGCTCCCTCTGCGCACATCGCGTGAACTCCTGcgctgtaaatttttttttttttaagtgatgCGTTTGTATATACGCTCCACAATGCAATGAGGAACAATGGCATAACATTGCCAAGTAGTATATACATCCAGAGGCACCAATCAATCCAATCGCGCAAATGAATGGCAAAGCACAGTTACATACGAGAAATGTATGATCatttaataaatatttttggaTGGCGGCAAATTGTCCCTCTGGTACAAAGTTTTCATTTCGCTCCAATTTGCTTctcttcattcctttccgTTTTGCCTCTCCTCATTGTTTCTGATTTGCTTTTCCTCAGTTCAttccgcctttttttttttttttttttttttttttttttcaaattcgtttattttttactcaCCCCGCATATAAATGAACAAGGGTGAAAATAGCTCTTCGTTccaaaagaggaggaggctttttttttttttttttttttctcgcaaaAACACCtttgcataaatgcatatttAAAAGCGAACCAGTTGATCGCAGGAAGTGGAGCGCACCAATTGCTGTTCCGCTTTCTTtatgtacgcatatacattACGGGCATGTAACCCCCCGTCGTAGGTTAACATTTTAATCACACATATGCGGCGAACATGGTTATGTACTCCCCACGCAGCGCGTTTTTATAGGCGTGGAAAGTACGCATACGATACGTGTAAAAGTACACACATGCAGGTATGCACATATAGTACATAAGTACACAACGCATACGCACGCACATGCGGAACTGCAACTGTCTGCGCGCCTTGCATGGTTAAAATAAATCGTCCAGGGCGGTGACATGAACGTACCATTTCACATTGCACTTAATGACCTGTGCCATTTTTATAACCgcaaaaattgaagagaaaaaaaaaaaaaaaaaaaaaaaaaaaaaacacgttCGTCGTTCCATTTCGCAAAAAGTTGAAGCATTTCAAAATAACCAGCCGTTAGAAGGCATATTCACGTGTATCGAACTGTCAAGCCGATCGTAAAGAAGACGAGAGACGCGTTGACGTGCACGTACACACAAAGGGAAAGCATTCGTCGAGTTTAATTACATTGAAGAgtaaaaagtaaataaaagTTCTCCCCCTCCATTGCGTGGCACATGTCCCGACGTGCAGTTTGTTTGACTCAAATGTGtacgcacatatgtataccaTTGACGGCTGGCTCATCGAAGTGGAAAAGCACATAACTGTTCTTCCCCAGAGCTCCACCACCGCATATGTGTATTAAACCGTGTGTAGGGAAATTTGTCCAAAACAAATTTATAAAGGTATGCAACAGCGCGCGCGAACGggtgtgtacatgtgcatatgcttACGTATGTGCTTACAGCTGTACATGTgcctatgtatatatatatatatatttttttttttttttttcgcgcagctagctattttttattagcTTCCGAACTTCCAGGACTGGAAACTGGTTTAATGTTCCATACACAACAATGAGGAAGGACATGATTACAGAGATCTTGGCATATGAACAGGACGACAGGGGATACGTACTGGATGGACTAAAGGACAAAACGTTTAAAGCCATTTtgagcaaaaatgaaaataaaatatgcttCGACTGCGGTAATAAAAATCCCAAATGGCTGTCTTTGACGTATGCCATATTTATTTGcctgaactgttcaggtaaacATAGACAATTGGGTACACACATATCGTTTGTGCGATCAACAGGAATGGATAAATTTACAGCAAAGCAGTTGGTAAGGATGTGTTTGGGAGGAAATTTAAAGGCaagtgaatttttaaaaatgaacaatcaCAGTAGCATGGTTGATTATTCATCTCATGCGtgtttaaaatataaaatgtatTTGGACGGCCAATTGGAGGAGGCATTGTTAACGCATGgcagtgaagaaaaat
Proteins encoded in this region:
- a CDS encoding alpha/beta hydrolase, putative is translated as MGNTLNRFIFNNPVEGFYEKFRLDFIFVETESGDRIAAHFINRKAPLTILFCHGNGENIYMLYDYFCEASKIWNVNVLLYDYPGYGESTGMPNEKSMYQSGRAVYDYMVNVLNIKAESIVLYGKSIGSCAAIDIAITRKVKGIILQSALMSLLNICFKTRFILPFDSFCNIKKIGMVPCFAFFIHGTDDKIVPFYHGLSLYEKCKLKVHPFWVAGGKHNDIELIENKKFNQGIKSFLEFLRNNV